In Periplaneta americana isolate PAMFEO1 chromosome 3, P.americana_PAMFEO1_priV1, whole genome shotgun sequence, the following are encoded in one genomic region:
- the LOC138696037 gene encoding CCR4-NOT transcription complex subunit 10-like isoform X3 yields the protein MQDNESDFNIHARRKDLVQGVVGAGSHRKINLTPQLSKDTKYSCEGQSFAIPVATVEFASLCLRNALLLLPDCQPEEAAPDTADVTAPGSHYVYAAPSNPLGAHEAASLKCSVLAMSVYVALCLGDYIVALDHTQMLLVQPTLSGVHRLKFLQCLPK from the coding sequence GACAATGAGAGTGACTTCAACATCCATGCACGACGCAAGGACCTGGTGCAGGGTGTGGTGGGTGCAGGCTCGCACCGAAAGATCAACCTTACACCACAGCTCTCCAAGGACACCAAATACAGTTGTGAGGGCCAGTCCTTTGCAATACCTGTGGCCACGGTGGAGTTTGCATCATTGTGCCTGCGCAATGCTTTGCTACTGCTACCTGACTGCCAGCCTGAGGAGGCAGCACCTGACACAGCTGACGTGACTGCACCTGGCAGCCATTATGTGTATGCGGCACCATCCAATCCCCTAGGTGCCCACGAGGCAGCGAGCCTCAAATGCTCTGTGCTGGCAATGAGTGTGTATGTGGCACTATGCCTGGGTGACTACATCGTGGCACTGGACCATACGCAGATGTTGCTGGTGCAGCCCACACTCTCTGGAGTACACAG
- the LOC138696037 gene encoding CCR4-NOT transcription complex subunit 10-like isoform X5 gives MQDNESDFNIHARRKDLVQGVVGAGSHRKINLTPQLSKDTKYSCEGQSFAIPVATVEFASLCLRNALLLLPDCQPEEAAPDTADVTAPGSHYVYAAPSNPLGAHEAASLKCSVLAMSVYVALCLGDYIVALDHTQMLLVQPTLSGVHR, from the coding sequence GACAATGAGAGTGACTTCAACATCCATGCACGACGCAAGGACCTGGTGCAGGGTGTGGTGGGTGCAGGCTCGCACCGAAAGATCAACCTTACACCACAGCTCTCCAAGGACACCAAATACAGTTGTGAGGGCCAGTCCTTTGCAATACCTGTGGCCACGGTGGAGTTTGCATCATTGTGCCTGCGCAATGCTTTGCTACTGCTACCTGACTGCCAGCCTGAGGAGGCAGCACCTGACACAGCTGACGTGACTGCACCTGGCAGCCATTATGTGTATGCGGCACCATCCAATCCCCTAGGTGCCCACGAGGCAGCGAGCCTCAAATGCTCTGTGCTGGCAATGAGTGTGTATGTGGCACTATGCCTGGGTGACTACATCGTGGCACTGGACCATACGCAGATGTTGCTGGTGCAGCCCACACTCTCTGGAGTACACAG
- the LOC138696037 gene encoding CCR4-NOT transcription complex subunit 10-like isoform X2 translates to MQDNESDFNIHARRKDLVQGVVGAGSHRKINLTPQLSKDTKYSCEGQSFAIPVATVEFASLCLRNALLLLPDCQPEEAAPDTADVTAPGSHYVYAAPSNPLGAHEAASLKCSVLAMSVYVALCLGDYIVALDHTQMLLVQPTLSGVHRCYIYGRNSTYFRI, encoded by the exons GACAATGAGAGTGACTTCAACATCCATGCACGACGCAAGGACCTGGTGCAGGGTGTGGTGGGTGCAGGCTCGCACCGAAAGATCAACCTTACACCACAGCTCTCCAAGGACACCAAATACAGTTGTGAGGGCCAGTCCTTTGCAATACCTGTGGCCACGGTGGAGTTTGCATCATTGTGCCTGCGCAATGCTTTGCTACTGCTACCTGACTGCCAGCCTGAGGAGGCAGCACCTGACACAGCTGACGTGACTGCACCTGGCAGCCATTATGTGTATGCGGCACCATCCAATCCCCTAGGTGCCCACGAGGCAGCGAGCCTCAAATGCTCTGTGCTGGCAATGAGTGTGTATGTGGCACTATGCCTGGGTGACTACATCGTGGCACTGGACCATACGCAGATGTTGCTGGTGCAGCCCACACTCTCTGGAGTACACAG gtgttacatctatggtcgCAACTCTACTTAttttaggatatga
- the LOC138696037 gene encoding CCR4-NOT transcription complex subunit 10-like isoform X4, which produces MQDNESDFNIHARRKDLVQGVVGAGSHRKINLTPQLSKDTKYSCEGQSFAIPVATVEFASLCLRNALLLLPDCQPEEAAPDTADVTAPGSHYVYAAPSNPLGAHEAASLKCSVLAMSVYVALCLGDYIVALDHTQMLLVQPTLSGVHRID; this is translated from the coding sequence GACAATGAGAGTGACTTCAACATCCATGCACGACGCAAGGACCTGGTGCAGGGTGTGGTGGGTGCAGGCTCGCACCGAAAGATCAACCTTACACCACAGCTCTCCAAGGACACCAAATACAGTTGTGAGGGCCAGTCCTTTGCAATACCTGTGGCCACGGTGGAGTTTGCATCATTGTGCCTGCGCAATGCTTTGCTACTGCTACCTGACTGCCAGCCTGAGGAGGCAGCACCTGACACAGCTGACGTGACTGCACCTGGCAGCCATTATGTGTATGCGGCACCATCCAATCCCCTAGGTGCCCACGAGGCAGCGAGCCTCAAATGCTCTGTGCTGGCAATGAGTGTGTATGTGGCACTATGCCTGGGTGACTACATCGTGGCACTGGACCATACGCAGATGTTGCTGGTGCAGCCCACACTCTCTGGAGTACACAG